CGCGGACGTCACCGACCGTCAGATACGTGTGCAGTGCCTGCTCGTACCGGAACGCCACGTCGTCGCGGTTGGCCACCGTGAGCGACAGGTCGAGCTGCTCGCCCACACGAACCGTGTAGAACGCCTCGAACCGGTGCGGCCAGGCCGACGCCCGGGTTTCATCGGTGTCGGTCAGGCGCAGTGTCACCGTGACGGCGTCATCGGACTCGTCGGCGCCGAAAAACTCCCAGTCAGTGGTCCGGGCGAAGCCGTGCGCAGGGGCGGAGGCATCCGTCCCGTGTGGTCCGAACCACGGAAAGCAGATCGGCACGCCGCCGCGGATCGCCGAGCCGGCGCGGAATCGGCTGTGCTCGCTCAGCCAGAGCGCTTCGCCGTTGCCGGCCGGCGCCCAGCTGGTCAGTTGACCGCCGTGCAGGTACAACTCGGCGTTCGCAGCGGAATGATCGATCCGCACCCGGTCAAGGCCGCCGGCGCCGCTGTCGCGGGTGAGCGTCATCCGTGCTGGTCCGCGCTGTTGGCGATCTGCTCGTGGTGGTGGATGACCTCGGCCACGACGAAGTTGAACCACTTCTCGGCGAACGCGGGGTCCAGCTGCGCCTCTTCGGCGAGCGCCCGGAGGCGGGCGATCTGCGTGGCTTCACGGGCCGGGTCGGACGGCGGCAGGTTGTGCGCTGCCTTGAGCCTGCCGACCTGCTGGGTGAACCGGAACCGCTCCGCCAGCATGTGAATGAGCGCGGCATCGATGTTGTCGATGCTCTTGCGGATGCCGGCCAATTCTTCGAGGACGTCGGGCTCGCGTGGTGCCATGGTTCGACCCTAATTGATCGAGGCAGCCGCAACCTTCTCGCGCACGCGCGCCTTCTTCTGGGTGAGCAGGATGCCGAGCAGCACCAGCACCGCCCCGACCGGCTCGTGCCAGCTGAAGGTTTCCCCGAGCAGCACGGCGCCGAGCACGACCCCGACGACCGGGGTGATGTAGGTCACCGTCGACGTGCTGGTGGGCCCCCAGGCCTCGAGCACGTTGTAGAACCAGACGTAGGCGATCCCCGTACCGAGGGCGCCGAGCAGCACCAAGCTGCCGACCACGCGCCAGTCCAGCTCGACCGGCTGCCAGGCGAGCACCGGGGTGAGAAGCAGCATGATCACGGCGGCCAGGCCGATGTTCATGAAGGCCTGCGTGGTGCCGGGCAGCTTGTGCTTCGCAACGAACTTGCGGTTGTAGCCGAAGCTGAAGCCGTAGCAGGCGGTCGCAGCGAGGCAGGCCAGCTGCCCCCACAGTTCCCCGGTCAGCGCACTGTGCTGCCACGGTCCGATGATCATCAGCACGCCGAAGATGCCGAGCAGGATGCCGCCGACCTGGCGCTTGGACAGCGACTCCACCCGGAAACCGAGGGTGACCACGAGTGCGGTCATGATCGGGGTGACCGCGTTGTAGATGCTGGCCAGCCCGGAAGACACGTACTGCTCACCCCAGGCGAAGAGCAGGTGCGGCAGGACGCAGTTGGTGATGCCGAGCACCACGAAGTGCAGCCACAGTTTGCCGTCCCGAGGCAGCCGCTGACGGCTGATCAGCAGCACGATCCCGAGCGCCGCGGCACCGAGGATCTCACGCGACCAGGCGACCTGGCCGTAACTGACGCCGTCAAGCGCCACCTTCATGAACAGGAAGCTGGCACCCCAGATCAGGCCCATGCCGAGGAACTGCAAGGCGATAGACAAGGTGGATGTGCGCGCGATCACGAATCGACGCTACTCGCAGCCACCGACACGGCGGGCGCCAGTCATCCGCGAGTTCCTGCCATTCTCAGGCGGATGCGGTCAGGCGGATGCCTCGAGCCCCGGGGTGCGGAACAGCACGGGCTGCGATCCCCAGCGTGCCAGCCGCTGCTCGAGCCGGGCGTACACGGTTGGCCACTCGTCGATGAGGATCGAGAACACCGCGGTGTCGCGCCAGCTGCCGTCCGGCCGCATCCGGTCGCGCCGCACGATGCCCTCGAAGCTGGCGCCTATCCCCTCGATGGCGGCGCGGGACCGTTCGTTCAGCACGTCGGCCTGGATCTTCACCCGGCCAAAGCCGTGGTCGAAGGCGAGCCCGAGCAGCAGTTGCTTGGTCTCGGTGTTGACCTGGCTGCCCCACACGTGCGGGTCGAGCGCGGTCCAGCCGAGGTGGGCATGCTCGTTGACCAGGTCGAAGTCGCCGAGCGCGGTCGTGCCGACCAGCCATCCGTCCCGCGGTCCGCCGTTCACCAGCACCGCGTAGACGTTGGCCCGCTGCCACGGGAAGAACTGTCCCGCCCAGGCCACGAACTGTTCCCGGCTGGGTGGCAGACCGGCTGGTCCACCGCCGAATCCGCCGGCGAACACCTCGGGGTGCCCGATGACGTCGTAGAGCTCCGGCAGGCGCTCGCGGGTAAGCGGTTCCAGTCGGACGAAGCGGCCCAGAGTGGTGGTGAGGGCAGGTCGCAGAGCGGTCACCGGCACATCGTGCAGTCGGCAGGTGACGTTCAGGTGAACGGTGCCGATTCGGTCGGTTTGGTAAGTAGTGCCACGATGGAGCAATGGGTCCAGCTCAACTGTTCAGCCTGTCGTCTCGCGCGTTCATCGATGTGGTGAGCAATGTTCCCCAGGAGCAGTGGGATGCACCGGGCTTGGGCGTGTGGGACGTGCGCGGACTCGTCGGGCACACCTCGCGCGCGATGCTGACGGTGGAGAACTACCTGCAGGCCGACGAACCCGGTATGCCATCACTGCCGGACGCCGAGGCGTACTACCTGACGGTCTCGCAGCAGTTCGACAACGACTCGGTTGCCGCCCGCGGCGTGGAGGCTGGCGCCTGGCTGGGCGATGACCCGGTGGGCATGCTGAACCAGCTGCATGAGCGCGTCGACGCCCTCATCGAGGAGCAGGATTCCGGCCGGCTGGTGTCCATCGGCGGCATGGGCATCGCACTGGACGAGTATCTGCGCACCCGCATCTTCGAGCTGGTCGTGCACACCATGGACCTCTGCCAGGCGACCGGGCTCTCGCACACCCTGCCGGTGGAGGCGGTGTCGGACGCGGCCGTTCTGGCCACGCGGATCGCCGTGGCCAAGGGCAACGGCCGTGACATCCTCTTCGCCCTGACCGGCCGCGGCAGCCTGCCCGAGGGCTTCAGCGTCGTCTGAGCGCGGCGGCGCTAGCCTTCCGGCCTGGCGCTAGCCTTCCGGCACGCTCGACTCCGTTGGCGCTAGCCTTCCGGCTCGGCGCTAGCAAAACTTCAGTGGCGCGGGGCCGATTCGCTAGCGCCGCCGTGGAACGGTCAGCGGATGTCTCGGACGGCTCAGTCGACCAGGTCGTGCCGCACGATGACCTCTTCGCGGCCGGGGCCGATGCCGATCACCGAGATGCGTGAGCCGCTCATCGCCTCGATCGCCAACACGTAGTCCTGGGCGTTCTTGGGCAGGTCGTCGAACGAACGGGCCTTGCTGAGATCCTCGGTCCAGCCGGGAAACTCTTCGTAGATCGGCTTCGCGTGGTGGAAGTCCGACTGGGACACCGGCACCTCGTCGTAGCGCACGCCGTCGACCTCGTAGGCAACGCAGACCGGGATCCGCTCGAGGCCCGTGAGCACGTCGAGCTTGGTGAGCACGAAGTCGGTGACACCGTTGATGCGCGCCGTGTAGCGGGCGATCGGGGCGTCGTACCAGCCGGTGCGGCGGGGCCGACCGGTGGTGGTGCCGAACTCCCAGCCCGCGGAGCGCAGGAACTCGCCCGACTCGTCGAACAGCTCGGTCGGGAACGGGCCGGCGCCGACGCGGGTCGTGTACGCCTTGACGATGCCGATCACACGGTCGATCCGGTTCGGGGCGACCCCGGACCCGGTCGCTGCGCCGCCGGAGGTCGCGTTGGACGAGGTGACGAACGGGTAGGTGCCGTGGTCGACGTCGAGCATGGTGGCCTGGCCACCCTCGAACACCACGTTCTTGCCGGCATCCAGTGCTCGGTTCAGTTCCAGCGCGGTATCGGTGACCATGGGCCGCAACCGGTCGGCGTAGCTCAGCAGATCGTCGGCGACCTCGTCCACGCCGATCGCGCGACGGTTGAACACCTTGACCAGCAGGTGGTTCTTCTGGTCAAGGGAGGCCTCGACCTTCTGCCGCAGGATCTTCTCGTCGAAGATGTCCTGCATCCGGATGCCGACCCGGTTGATCTTGTCGGCATAGGTCGGGCCGATGCCGCGACCGGTGGTGCCGATCTGGCGCTTGCCGAGGAAGCGCTCGGTGACCTTGTCGAGAGTGCGGTGGTACTGGGTGATCACGTGCGCGTTGGCGCTGACCATGAGCTTCGAGACATCGACACCGCGCGCGGCCAGTGCGGTCAGTTCGTCGAAGAGCACCTCGATGTCGACGACGACGCCGTTGCCGATGACCGGGATGACGCCGGGCGTCAGGATGCCCGACGGCAGCAGGTGCAGTGCGTACTTCTCCTTGCCGACAACCACGGTGTGGCCGGCGTTGTTGCCGCCGTTGAACTTGACCACGTAGTCGGTGCGATCACCGAGTAGATCTGTCGCCTTCCCCTTGCCTTCATCGCCCCATTGGGCGCCGATGATGACGATTGCTGGCATGGGTGGTCCCTTCGGGATTGGCGGGGGATTGCACCTCAGTCTACCGAAGGTCCCTCAAGCCCTTCCCCATCCCGCTGATCGAGCCGCGCCGCTGATCGAGCCGCGCCGCTGATCGAGCCTGTCGAGATCTCGGCAAGCTCGATCCGCGAAGATGCGGGGGCTTGACTCAGAACGTGGCTGGGGTCTGCTGGTGGGCAGCCACCTTCCAGCCGCCGTCTTCCCAGACGTAGGTGGTGCTGGCGAAGAACTCCATCGGTTGTCCGCCGCTGACCGCGACTGCCCGGTAGACGAGCATGCCGGCGTGATCGCCCAGGCGGACGACGCGGGGCTCGCGGATCTCGTACGACTCGAACGGCGGCGCCCCACCGAACGACGCGGCAACCTCGTCCCGCCCGCCGATGAGGCCGGGCAGCACCATCACCCCGTCGGCAGTCATCTCGCGCTGGAAGTGGGCACCGGCGGTGCCGTCGCACAAGGCGCGCCAACTGTTGTGCTCTTCGCGCAGCAGCCGGGCGGGAAGGTCATCCGTGATCTCGGTCATGGGTTCAACCTAGTCGCGCGGCCGAGTGGGCGACAGGGACGATCGTGGGGCTACTGCCGCGCTGACACATCGGTCTCGAATGACACGTGCTGCATGACCCAGGCGTGCATCGCCACGGCGGCGGCCGCGGACGCGTTGATCGACCGGGTCGAGCCGAACTGGCTGATCTCGACCACGGCGTCGGACGCGGCGATCGCCTCCTCGGACAGCCCCGGTCCCTCCTGGCCGAACAACAGCACGCAGCGCTCCGGGATCTCGAAGGTCTCGATGATCACCGATCCTGGCACGTTGTCGATCGCGATGATCGGCAGGCCGTGCTCGTGCGTCCAGGCCACGAAGGCCGCGACATCCGGATGATGCAGCACATGCTGGTAGCGGTCGGTGACCATCGCGCCGCGCTTGTTCCAGCGCTTCCGGCCGATGATGTGCACCGTGTCGGCGGCGAACGCGTTGGCGCTGCGCACGATCGAGCCGATGTTCATGTCGTGCTGCCAGTTCTCGATCGCGACATGGAACGGATGCCGCTTCTCATCGAGATCGGCAACGATGGCGTCCATCCGCCAGTAGCGGTACCGGTCGATCACGTTGCGGGTGTCGCCGCGGGCCAGCAGTTCCGGGTCGTAGTGCGGCTCGGTCGGCCAGTCCGCCTCGTCGCCGGGCCACGGTCCAACGCCGTGGGTGGACAACTCGTGGGTGGGGGCGGGCTCGTCGGACACGGTTTCGAGGGTACCCGCGCCCGCCCCGCTCGAAATCGCCGAGGTGCGCGCCCAGGCGCCTGTTAAGGTCGGAACGTGAGCGGGCAGACGGCAGAGCAGGTGGCGCCGTTGTGGACCCCGGATGGCCCCAACCTCGTTGTCCGCGGCGACAACCTGGCGGTGCTCGGGCAGTTGCCCGACGCATCCTTCCGGCTGATCTACCTGGACCCGCCGTTCAACACCGGACGCCCGCAGAAGCGCCAGTCGATCACCACCGTGCGCAGCGCCACCGGCACCAGGGTCGGCTTCAAGGGCCGCAGCTACGAGACCATCAAGGGCACCCTCTACGGCTACGACGACAGCTTCGCCGACTACTGGGAGTTCCTCGAACCGCGACTGGTCGAGGCCTGGCGGCTGCTCGATGAGACCGGCACCCTCTACCTGCACCTGGACTGGCGCGAGGTGCACTACGCCAAGGTCGTGCTGGATGCGATGTTCGGCCGGGAGTGCTTCTTGAACGAGATCATCTGGGCGTACGACTACGGCGCCCGGGCGCGCAGCCGCTGGCCGTCGAAGCACGACACGATCCTGGTCTATGTGAAGGACCCGGCGCGGTATCACTTCGACAATGAGGCCGTCGATCGGGAGCCGTACATGGCGCCCGGGCTGGTGACGGCTGAGAAGGCGGCTCGCGGCAAGCTGCCGACGGATGTCTGGTGGCACACCATCGTCTCGCCGACCGGCCGCGAGAAGACCGGGTACGCCACCCAGAAACCCGAGGGCGTGCTGCGCCGCATCGTGCAGGCCTCCAGCGAACCGGGTGACTGGGTGCTCGACTTCTTCGCCGGCAGCGGCACGACCGGTGCGGTCGCCGCAGCGCTCGGCCGCCGGTATGTGCTGGTCGACTCGAACCCCGAGGCCATTGAGATCATGCGCGAGCGGCTGCCCGCGGCATCCTTCGTCTAGTTCACGCTCGCGAGGCGTGTGGGCCGATGGCCGAGGTTTCCGCCGATGGCGCATGCCGAAACCCTGGCCATGGGCGGGACGGTGCGCCATCGCGATAGCGTCGCGGGGTGGACGACTCCAACCCGCCGACGGTCGTGATGATGTGCGGTGTCGCCGGATCCGGCAAGACCACCTACGCGACCGGCCTCGAGCAACAGGGATTCGTTCGGCTGTCCATCGACGAGGCGATCTGGGCGGCGATCGGCAAGGACGGCGCCGAACTGGAGCCCGCCGAATACGAAGAACACAAGGCCGCCGCCGAGCGCGTGCTGGAGTCCGAACTGCTGCGGCTGATCGCCGACGGACGATCCGCAGTGCTCGACTACAGCTTCTGGCAGAAGGCGACGAGGGACCGCTACAAAGCCCTCATCGAGCAGGGTGGCGGCCAGTGGGAACTGGTCTACCTCCGGGTTCCCGCCAGCACCCTGCGCCGCCGGCTCGCAGCGCGGAACGAGCTGACCGGCGCCAATGCGGTGACCGTCTCCGAGGAACTGCTCGATCGCTATCTGACTGGTTTCGAAGCGCCCCGCGGCGAAGGCGAAAGGATCATCGAGCAGGCCTGAGGCGCACGTCAGCGATGGCCGAGCTTTCCGCCGATGGCGCATGCCGAAACCCCGGCCATCGGCAGAACGGTGCGCCATCGCGCCCCCACGGCGGCCTAAGGCGGCTCCCGCAGTTCCCCTCCCAGCAAGTTGACGGATGCTCCGCCCGTAGGATTGCGGCATGGGGAAGCGCACTGAAATCGCGAGCTGGCTGACCGACATGGACGGCGTGCTCGTCCACGAGAACCAGGCCCTGCCGGGCGCACAGGAGCTGATTCAGCAGTGGCGGGCGGCCGGCACCCCGTTCCTGGTGCTCACCAACAACTCGATCTTCACCCCGCGGGACCTGAGTGCCCGGCTGCGCGCCTCGGGGCTCGAAGTGCCCGAGGAGTCCATCTGGACTTCCGCCCTCGCCACCGCCGACTTCTGCCACTCGCAGATGCCGGGCGGCTCGGCGTTCGTGATCGGCGAGGCCGGGCTGACCACCGCCCTGCACGAGGTCGGGTTCATCATGACCGAGACCGACCCGGACTATGTCGTGGTCGGTGAGACGCGCAATTACTCGTTCGAGGCGATCACCAAGGCGATCCGGCTGATCCGCAACGGCGCCCGCTTCATCGCCACGAATCCGGATGCCACCGGCCCGAGCGCTGAGGGACCGCTGCCGGCGACCGGGGCGATCTCGGCGCTCATCACCAAGGCCACCGGACGCGAGCCGTACGTGGTTGGCAAGCCGAATCCGATGATGTTCCGCTCGGCGATGAACCGCATCGGAGCCCACTCGGAGACCACGGCCATGATCGGCGACCGCATGGACACCGACATCGTCGCCGGCATCGAGGCCGGACTGCACACCGTGCTGGTGATGACCGGGATCAGTGACACCGCCGAAATCGCCCGCTATCCGTTCCGGCCCTCGGAGATCCTGAACGGCGTGCACGAGCTGCTCGTCGCCGAGCCGGTCGAGTCCGAGCTCTAGACCCGGACTCCAAAACGCGAGCTCCAGAACGCGTGTTCTAGACCGCGGCTCTAGACCCCTGGTACTCCGACGCTCAACGGCAGCGGCTCACCCGACGAGCGGCTGACGAAGCAGAAGTAGTCGTGGTGGCCGGCATCCCACTCCTCCGCGGTCGCCGCGTAGGTGGCCTGCACCTGGATGTCGGCGAACTGGCCGGCCGCTGCGAGGTCGATCACGCTCGGGCTGGTGCAGAGCAGGTTGATCTGCGACTGCAGCGCCTCGGCGCCGGGGTACGCCTGCTCGGCGAGATCCGTGAAGGTGCCGCGATCCACCAGCTGGGCACGGTGCGGGATGCCACAGTCGACCACGGTGAACTCCTCGGCCCACGGGTCGGCGAACGGCTCGAGGCACTCGCCGCCGAGGAGTTCCTGCCAGTCGTAAGTGCCGGGGCTGACCGGCCCGGCCGGCAGCGCGGTCGGTTCCGGGGTCGGGGTCGCCGTCTCGGACGGCGTGGGGCTGGGGCTGGCGACCGGCTCGGGCTGCGCCGCGCCGAGGCGGGTGCCGAGAAAGTACAGGGCGACCAGCAGCAGCACTGCGACCAGGCCGCCTGCCACCCACATCAGCACCTGCTGGTTCCTCGGGATCGGTCCACGCGGCGCCTTCGCGGGTGTCATCCGCTGGTCGAGCTCCGTCCGCTGGTCGGGCTCCGTCCGCTGATCGAGCCCACCGAGATCTCGGCCCGCCCGATCACCGGAGGACGCCTGATCCCGCCGCGGAACGGCGATCAGCGGCTCGTCGCCGTAGTCGCGGAAGGCCGACTCGCCGAAGACGTCGTCGAGGCCGGGACCGGTTGCTTCGGCACCGGTTGCTTCGGGACCGGATGCCTCGGGCTCGAGTGGCCCGGGACGCTCGGGTCCGCTCATCCTTCCAAGCCCAGGTCCGCCAAGCCGATCGCGGCGAAGTACGGGTAGCCGGCGGCCTCGATGCGTTCCTTGGCGCCGGTGTTCCGGTCGACTACGACCGCGACGCCGGCGACGATCGCGCCGACCTTCTCGAGCGCCTCGATCGCACCCAACGGCGAGCCGCCGGTGGTCGACGTGTCCTCGAGCACGATGACCCGCTTGCCCTCGAGCTCCGGTCCCTCGATCTGCTTGCCGCGGCCGTGGTCCTTCGGCTCCTTGCGGACGACGAACGCGTGGTACTCCTTGCCCTGGGCGGCGCCCTGGTGCAGTACAGCGGTGGCGATCGGGTCGGCGCCCATGGTCATCCCGCCGACGGCGAAGATGTCCGGGACATCCGAAATCAGCTCGACCATGACCTGACCGATCAGCGGCGCCACCCGGTGGTCCAGGCTGACCTTGCGCAGGTCGATGTAGTAGGTCGCCTTCTTGCCGCTCGTCAGGGTGAAGTCGCCGTGGAAGACGGCTTCCCGCGAGATGTGGTCAATAAGCTGCTGCCGTGCGTCAGTCACGCAGCAAAGTTTAGTGATCAGCGGAGGAAGTCGATGCCGAACCGAGTTCGCAACCGCCTCCCGTTCGTCCTGGCCGGGGTGGGCGCGGCCGTCTGGGCGTTCTTCCTGCTGCCGCCGCAGCTGCATACCTGGGTGACCAGCTACGGCATGCCGGCCTGGCTGCGCGCGATCAACGACCTGCCGGTCTACGACGGCCTTCGCGCGGGCCTCGATAGCGTCGGGCTCACCGACCACTACGCGGTGTTCGGTGCCGCGATCGCGCCATCGTTCGTGCTGCTCGCGATCGCGTTCCGGCCGGTCACGCGCACGCTCGGTCTGCTCGGCGGGGTGCTGTACTGGGTGACGCTCCTGAGCGCGGTGCTCGTCGTGCTGAGCTACCTGACCCATGCGCTGCCGAGCCCGTGGAACGCCCTCTGGGGTTCGGAGGCGTTGGCGCTCGCGGTGATCGGGCTGCTTGCGATCGCCTGCGCGATCCTGGCACTGGTCCGGCGGGTGCGTCCGGGCTGGCCGGCGGTCATGCTGATGCTGCTGTTGCCGATCGCGGTGGCGAGCACCCTGCTGTTCGGATACTGGCCTCACGGTTCGCTGATCCTGATGGGCCTCTGGGTGGCCGTCATCGCGTACGGCTGGCCCGGAAGCGCCGGTGACCACCGGTAGCGTGGATGTATGCGTGTCGCCACCTGGAATGTGAACTCGATCCGTACTCGTGCCGGCCGGGTGGTCGACTGGCTGGTGCGCGAGGACGTCGATGTGCTGGGCATGCAGGAGATCAAGTGCAAGCCCGAGCAGTTCCCGGTCGAGCTGTTCGAGCAGGCCGGCTACGAGGTCATCGCGCACGGCACGAACCAGTGGAACGGCGTTGCCTTCGCCAGCCGGCTGCCGATGACCGACGTCGAGACCCATTTCGCCGACCAGCCCGGCTTCCTGAAGGGCGTCGAGGGGGACGACCTGCCGATCGAGGCGCGTGCGCTCGGGGTGACCGTGGCCGACCTGCGCCTGTGGAGCCTGTACGTGCCGAACGGCCGGGCGCTCGGTGACCCGCACTACCACTACAAGCTCGACTGGCTGGCGCGGCTGCGCATGGATGCGCTCGGCTGGCTCACCGCGAACCCGGATGCCGCGATCGCGCTGATGGGGGACTGGAACGTGGCGCCGACCGACGCCGACAACGGCGACCCCACCGTGATCGAGGGGGTAACCACGCATGTGTCGCCGCAGGAGCGGGCCGCGTTCAACGCGTTCGCCGAGGCGGGGTACATCGACGTGGTGCGGCCGCACGTGCCGGAGGGGCTGTTCACCTACTGGGATTACAAGCAGCTGCGCTTTCCGCGCAACGAGGGTATGCGGATCGACTTCATCCTCGGCTCGCCGGCGTTCGGAGCGGCGGTGACGGATGCCGCCATCCACCGCAACGAGCGCAAGGGTGACGCGCCGAGCGATCACGTGCCCGTGGTCGTCGACCTGGCCCTGGACGACGAGGACGACGACCGTCCGATGATCTTCTGACGCCTGGCCTACTTACGCCGCGGGTAACCGCTGCCGCTAACAGTGTGCGGTGCTCAGTGCAGCAGCTCAGTGCAGCAGCGCGGTCCACAACAGCAGCACGGCGACCGAGCCGAGCGTCGTGATGAACACGGTGTCGCGGGCGATGATCACGCCCCGGTCGTAGCGCTGGGCGTAGTTGAACACGTTCTGGGCGGTCGGCAGCGCGGCCAGCACGACAACCGCGAACAGCTCCTGCCCCGACAGCCCGAACACGAACTGGCCCAGCAG
The Diaminobutyricimonas sp. LJ205 genome window above contains:
- a CDS encoding nuclear transport factor 2 family protein codes for the protein MTEITDDLPARLLREEHNSWRALCDGTAGAHFQREMTADGVMVLPGLIGGRDEVAASFGGAPPFESYEIREPRVVRLGDHAGMLVYRAVAVSGGQPMEFFASTTYVWEDGGWKVAAHQQTPATF
- a CDS encoding HAD-IIA family hydrolase, which produces MGKRTEIASWLTDMDGVLVHENQALPGAQELIQQWRAAGTPFLVLTNNSIFTPRDLSARLRASGLEVPEESIWTSALATADFCHSQMPGGSAFVIGEAGLTTALHEVGFIMTETDPDYVVVGETRNYSFEAITKAIRLIRNGARFIATNPDATGPSAEGPLPATGAISALITKATGREPYVVGKPNPMMFRSAMNRIGAHSETTAMIGDRMDTDIVAGIEAGLHTVLVMTGISDTAEIARYPFRPSEILNGVHELLVAEPVESEL
- a CDS encoding chorismate mutase; translation: MAPREPDVLEELAGIRKSIDNIDAALIHMLAERFRFTQQVGRLKAAHNLPPSDPAREATQIARLRALAEEAQLDPAFAEKWFNFVVAEVIHHHEQIANSADQHG
- a CDS encoding ATP-binding protein; translated protein: MDDSNPPTVVMMCGVAGSGKTTYATGLEQQGFVRLSIDEAIWAAIGKDGAELEPAEYEEHKAAAERVLESELLRLIADGRSAVLDYSFWQKATRDRYKALIEQGGGQWELVYLRVPASTLRRRLAARNELTGANAVTVSEELLDRYLTGFEAPRGEGERIIEQA
- a CDS encoding DMT family transporter is translated as MIARTSTLSIALQFLGMGLIWGASFLFMKVALDGVSYGQVAWSREILGAAALGIVLLISRQRLPRDGKLWLHFVVLGITNCVLPHLLFAWGEQYVSSGLASIYNAVTPIMTALVVTLGFRVESLSKRQVGGILLGIFGVLMIIGPWQHSALTGELWGQLACLAATACYGFSFGYNRKFVAKHKLPGTTQAFMNIGLAAVIMLLLTPVLAWQPVELDWRVVGSLVLLGALGTGIAYVWFYNVLEAWGPTSTSTVTYITPVVGVVLGAVLLGETFSWHEPVGAVLVLLGILLTQKKARVREKVAAASIN
- a CDS encoding maleylpyruvate isomerase family mycothiol-dependent enzyme, which produces MGPAQLFSLSSRAFIDVVSNVPQEQWDAPGLGVWDVRGLVGHTSRAMLTVENYLQADEPGMPSLPDAEAYYLTVSQQFDNDSVAARGVEAGAWLGDDPVGMLNQLHERVDALIEEQDSGRLVSIGGMGIALDEYLRTRIFELVVHTMDLCQATGLSHTLPVEAVSDAAVLATRIAVAKGNGRDILFALTGRGSLPEGFSVV
- a CDS encoding site-specific DNA-methyltransferase, giving the protein MSGQTAEQVAPLWTPDGPNLVVRGDNLAVLGQLPDASFRLIYLDPPFNTGRPQKRQSITTVRSATGTRVGFKGRSYETIKGTLYGYDDSFADYWEFLEPRLVEAWRLLDETGTLYLHLDWREVHYAKVVLDAMFGRECFLNEIIWAYDYGARARSRWPSKHDTILVYVKDPARYHFDNEAVDREPYMAPGLVTAEKAARGKLPTDVWWHTIVSPTGREKTGYATQKPEGVLRRIVQASSEPGDWVLDFFAGSGTTGAVAAALGRRYVLVDSNPEAIEIMRERLPAASFV
- the pyrE gene encoding orotate phosphoribosyltransferase gives rise to the protein MTDARQQLIDHISREAVFHGDFTLTSGKKATYYIDLRKVSLDHRVAPLIGQVMVELISDVPDIFAVGGMTMGADPIATAVLHQGAAQGKEYHAFVVRKEPKDHGRGKQIEGPELEGKRVIVLEDTSTTGGSPLGAIEALEKVGAIVAGVAVVVDRNTGAKERIEAAGYPYFAAIGLADLGLEG
- a CDS encoding GNAT family N-acetyltransferase, encoding MTALRPALTTTLGRFVRLEPLTRERLPELYDVIGHPEVFAGGFGGGPAGLPPSREQFVAWAGQFFPWQRANVYAVLVNGGPRDGWLVGTTALGDFDLVNEHAHLGWTALDPHVWGSQVNTETKQLLLGLAFDHGFGRVKIQADVLNERSRAAIEGIGASFEGIVRRDRMRPDGSWRDTAVFSILIDEWPTVYARLEQRLARWGSQPVLFRTPGLEASA
- a CDS encoding D-hexose-6-phosphate mutarotase yields the protein MTLTRDSGAGGLDRVRIDHSAANAELYLHGGQLTSWAPAGNGEALWLSEHSRFRAGSAIRGGVPICFPWFGPHGTDASAPAHGFARTTDWEFFGADESDDAVTVTLRLTDTDETRASAWPHRFEAFYTVRVGEQLDLSLTVANRDDVAFRYEQALHTYLTVGDVRDIRIRGLEDIPYLDKVLGGPSLPGQAGPLTITGETDRIYLGPAEPTVVEDPALGRSITVTKSGSETTVVWNPWVDKAHGMSDFGDDEWQGMLCVEASNVGALAISLPPGESHTMSVRFELASL
- a CDS encoding exodeoxyribonuclease III, with the protein product MRVATWNVNSIRTRAGRVVDWLVREDVDVLGMQEIKCKPEQFPVELFEQAGYEVIAHGTNQWNGVAFASRLPMTDVETHFADQPGFLKGVEGDDLPIEARALGVTVADLRLWSLYVPNGRALGDPHYHYKLDWLARLRMDALGWLTANPDAAIALMGDWNVAPTDADNGDPTVIEGVTTHVSPQERAAFNAFAEAGYIDVVRPHVPEGLFTYWDYKQLRFPRNEGMRIDFILGSPAFGAAVTDAAIHRNERKGDAPSDHVPVVVDLALDDEDDDRPMIF
- a CDS encoding TrmH family RNA methyltransferase, encoding MSDEPAPTHELSTHGVGPWPGDEADWPTEPHYDPELLARGDTRNVIDRYRYWRMDAIVADLDEKRHPFHVAIENWQHDMNIGSIVRSANAFAADTVHIIGRKRWNKRGAMVTDRYQHVLHHPDVAAFVAWTHEHGLPIIAIDNVPGSVIIETFEIPERCVLLFGQEGPGLSEEAIAASDAVVEISQFGSTRSINASAAAAVAMHAWVMQHVSFETDVSARQ
- a CDS encoding adenylosuccinate synthase, with amino-acid sequence MPAIVIIGAQWGDEGKGKATDLLGDRTDYVVKFNGGNNAGHTVVVGKEKYALHLLPSGILTPGVIPVIGNGVVVDIEVLFDELTALAARGVDVSKLMVSANAHVITQYHRTLDKVTERFLGKRQIGTTGRGIGPTYADKINRVGIRMQDIFDEKILRQKVEASLDQKNHLLVKVFNRRAIGVDEVADDLLSYADRLRPMVTDTALELNRALDAGKNVVFEGGQATMLDVDHGTYPFVTSSNATSGGAATGSGVAPNRIDRVIGIVKAYTTRVGAGPFPTELFDESGEFLRSAGWEFGTTTGRPRRTGWYDAPIARYTARINGVTDFVLTKLDVLTGLERIPVCVAYEVDGVRYDEVPVSQSDFHHAKPIYEEFPGWTEDLSKARSFDDLPKNAQDYVLAIEAMSGSRISVIGIGPGREEVIVRHDLVD